In Drosophila teissieri strain GT53w chromosome 2R, Prin_Dtei_1.1, whole genome shotgun sequence, the following proteins share a genomic window:
- the LOC122614983 gene encoding uncharacterized protein LOC122614983 isoform X1, with protein sequence MSKFSLFNGHYEDDHETEQKYAHLMNLGNANHLVSENSSGKASRCKWTGAEVETFLGIIHQLKLQAALRRARSNAKVFRMVSREMARRHCPKSPKHLRAKFYQMRRQYARARNGGEPFEHFEAVHELMQGEDVSDLDDEGLESDTDAEADEDQSGMISETEGDDALDASGSSINIVTRCKWAEGEVDLLLELIHTLGLRAALLQKRNAKVFKLLAKEMAKRNCHKGAEKLRIKFQQLRRLYNKVKNGTGETFEHFEAMRLVLDPTEEEAAAEVEAEAHLSSASDSDFNDSDEDDGDASQRSGAHFWTDEEVDSFLLIIRDNGFFRALDGSRKRNFQTLVHISNILAKQAIKRTPHQLRNKLRLLCKRHREAKEHGLDNVRILPRHFELFDELIQAPRENKKSAIPRPIRGSQPFFPKPPGKRRVSPASDSEDSSSTCDLLRAAAESEDYEDAIQMEAEPTPIEALTAIMEGQKQLLAQIKTTNESFLRQQREQQHQFLEQVSDLMRRDREETLRRISEMLQPK encoded by the exons ATGAGCAAATTCTCGCTCTTCAATGGCCACTATGAGGACGACCACGAAACAGAGCAGAAATACGCACACCTAATGA ATCTGGGAAATGCGAATCACTTGGTGTCGGAAAACAGTTCTGGAAAAGCCAGTCGCTGCAAGTGGACCGGCGCAGAGGTGGAGACCTTTCTGGGAATCATCCACCAACTAAAACTGCAAGCTGCACTGCGGAGGGCGAGGAGCAATGCAAAGGTGTTTCGGATGGTGTCCAGGGAAATGGCCAGACGCCACTGCCCCAAGAGTCCAAAGCATCTGAGAGCGAAGTTCTATCAGATGCGGCGTCAGTATGCAAGGGCGCGGAATGGCGGCGAGCCGTTCGAGCATTTTGAGGCGGTCCACGAGCTGATGCAGGGAGAAGATGTATCTGATCTGGATGATGAGGGGCTAGAGAGTGACACCGATGCGGAGGCCGACGAGGACCAGTCCGGTATGATCTCGGAAACCGAAGGAGACG ATGCTTTGGATGCCTCTGGCTCTTCCATTAACATCGTTACCCGCTGCAAGTGGGCAGAGGGCGAAGTGGACCTCCTCCTAGAACTGATCCACACTCTTGGTCTGCGGGCCGCTTTGCTGCAAAAGCGCAATGCCAAGGTCTTCAAGCTGCTGGCCAAAGAGATGGCAAAACGCAACTGCCACAAGGGTGCAGAGAAGCTGCGCATCAAGTTCCAGCAGCTGCGGCGATTGTACAACAAGGTCAAGAACGGCACGGGGGAAACGTTCGAACACTTTGAGGCGATGCGACTGGTCCTGGATCCCACCGAAGAGGAGGCGGCCGCAGAGGTTGAAGCGGAAGCCCATCTTAGCAGCGCAAGCGATAGTGATTTTAACGACAGCGATGAGGACGACGGTGATGCATCACAGAGAAGCGGAG CGCACTTTTGGACAGACGAAGAGGTCGATTCGTTTCTACTCATTATTCGGGACAATGGTTTCTTCCGCGCCTTGGATGGTTCCCGGAAGCGCAACTTCCAGACTCTGGTGCACATTTCCAACATCTTGGCTAAGCAGGCCATCAAACGCACTCCCCACCAGCTGCGCAATAAGCTGAGACTACTCTGCAAGCGTCACCGAGAGGCCAAGGAGCACGGGCTAGATAATGTACGCATTCTGCCTCGCCACTTTGAGCTCTTCGATGAACTGATACAGGCACCGcgggaaaacaagaaaagtgcTATTCCGAGGCCCATTCGCGGCAGCCAACCGTTCTTTCCCAAGCCGCCAGGCAAAAGAAGGGTTTCCCCTGCGAGTGACAGCGAAGACTCCAGCTCCACCTGCGATCTCCTAAGAGCGGCTGCCGAAAGCGAGGACTATGAGGACGCCATACAGATGGAGGCTGAACCAACGCCCATTGAAGCACTTACTGCCATCATGGAAGGTCAAAAGCAGTTGCTTGCGCAGATCAAAACCACCAACGAGAGCTTCCTGCGGCAGCAAcgcgagcagcagcatcaattTCTGGAACAAGTATCCGACCTAATGCGTCGAGATCGAGAGGAGACCCTACGCAGGATCAGTGAAATGCTGCAACCGAAGTAG
- the LOC122614488 gene encoding serine protease grass, translated as MLVMCQLVLVVCLFIGIQKGSSLLLEDDCGTTRDNGIHPLIDGKDADIFAHPWMVRVMILNTPQCGGSLITSRFVLTSAHCISRDYMSVRLGEYDIQHPRPICDNYGCKPRAFNVDVDMKIVHSDERYDIGLLRMNTSVTFSDYVRPICILVDAPVGPAPLFNVTGWGRNSNGEPQHRLQIATLIELPKERCRKLGKVLDESYICAGSDHSDSCEGDSGGPLSAIRRFAGQKRVFQFGVVSAGLPSCRGLAVYTNVTHFRSWILSAIQEYAYAIP; from the exons ATGCTAGTCATGTGTCAGTTGGTGCTAGTAGTCTGTCTTTTCATTGGGATTCAAAAGGGATCCAGTCTCCTACTGGAAGACGACTGTGGAACAACCAGGGATAATGGGATTCACCCGCTGATTGATGGTAAAGATGCGGACATATTCGCGCATCCTTGGATGGTCAGGGTAATGATCTTGAATACACCACAATGTGGCGGTTCTCTTATCACTTCGC GATTTGTTTTGACGTCAGCGCATTGCATTTCACGGGATTACAT GAGTGTGCGCCTGGGCGAATACGACATCCAGCATCCCAGGCCCATCTGTGACAATTATGGCTGCAAACCCAGGGCCTTTAATGTAGATGTGGATATGAAAATTGTTCACAGTGATGAACGGTATGATATAGGTCTGCTACGAATGAACACGAGTGTGACATTCTCAG ACTATGTCCGACCGATCTGCATACTCGTCGACGCACCGGTGGGACCTGCACCACTTTTCAATGTCACCGGATGGGGAAGGAATAGTAATGGAGAACCGCAGCATAGGCTACAGATTGCCACGCTTATCGAACTTCCTAAAGAGCGGTGTAGAAAACTGGGCAAGGTACTCGATGAATCCTATATATGCGCAGGCAGTGACCACAGTGACTCGTGCGAGGGCGATTCGGGAGGTCCTTTGAGCGCGATTCGCAGATTTGCGGGGCAAAAAAGGGTCTTCCAGTTCGGTGTCGTTAGCGCTGGACTTCCTTCTTGTAGAGGCTTGGCAGTGTACACCAATGTCACACACTTCAGGAGCTGGATCTTGAGTGCTATTCAAGAGTATGCGTACGCGATCCCGTGA
- the LOC122614213 gene encoding serine protease grass, whose amino-acid sequence MTVVKAIIAALVCLFIGSNNVVARLLDENCGTFSEDPYGWNIIGGNQTNILQNPWMALVLSSKPCGGSLITSRFVLTAAHCVLREELYYVRLGEYLTLDPEPYRVNNHSIPRFYNISADLKIIHNGFDCISNKNDIALLRMSKTVEYSDCVRPICLLVDEQLEESASYNAIGWGETESGQFSRVLLETTVHYMKVSYCTKKFERQIDQSQICAGSRTSNTCHGDSGGPLSHQLQYGNKNLTFQYGLVSYGTTICQVNAPAVYTNVSHHMNWILEKTAEFESNCSLTEELIYTKIAQFLCSIFCS is encoded by the exons ATGACAGTGGTCAAGGCGATAATCGCGGCACTAGTTTGCCTATTTATTGGCAGCAACAATGTAGTGGCGCGTTTGCTGGATGAAAATTGTGGCACATTCTCGGAGGATCCGTACGGTTGGAACATTATTGGAGGAAACCAAACGAATATACTCCAGAATCCATGGATGGCGTTGGTTCTGTCAAGCAAGCCATGCGGCGGCTCTCTCATTACTTCGC gattTGTACTGACAGCAGCGCACTGTGTACTCCGTGAAGAGCTCTACTATGTGCGATTGGGTGAATACCTAACGCTAGATCCCGAGCCGTACCGCGTTAATAATCACAGCATACCAAGGTTCTACAACATTAGTGCGGATCTGAAAATTATTCATAATGGTTTTGATTGCATCAGCAACAAGAATGATATAGCGTTGCTTCGAATGTCCAAAACTGTGGAATACTCAG ATTGTGTGAGGCCGATTTGTCTCCTTGTCGATGAGCAACTGGAAGAATCTGCAAGCTATAATGCTATCGGCTGGGGTGAGACAGAATCTGGTCAATTCAGCCGGGTCCTGCTAGAAACCACTGTGCATTACATGAAGGTTTCATATTGTACCAAAAAGTTCGAGAGACAAATTGATCAATCGCAGATATGTGCTGGCAGTAGAACCAGTAACACTTGTCACGGCGACTCTGGTGGCCCCTTGAGCCACCAATTGCAATATGGCAATAAGAACCTGACTTTCCAGTACGGCCTGGTCAGCTATGGAACCACAATATGCCAGGTTAATGCGCCAGCTGTTTACACCAATGTATCGCATCACATGAATTGGATATTAGAGAAGACGGCAGAATTTGAGTCTAACTGCAGTTTAACTGAAGAACTAATCTATACAAAAATAGCTCAATTTTTGTGCAGTATTTTCTGTTCTTAg
- the LOC122614983 gene encoding uncharacterized protein LOC122614983 isoform X2 has translation MVSREMARRHCPKSPKHLRAKFYQMRRQYARARNGGEPFEHFEAVHELMQGEDVSDLDDEGLESDTDAEADEDQSGMISETEGDDALDASGSSINIVTRCKWAEGEVDLLLELIHTLGLRAALLQKRNAKVFKLLAKEMAKRNCHKGAEKLRIKFQQLRRLYNKVKNGTGETFEHFEAMRLVLDPTEEEAAAEVEAEAHLSSASDSDFNDSDEDDGDASQRSGAHFWTDEEVDSFLLIIRDNGFFRALDGSRKRNFQTLVHISNILAKQAIKRTPHQLRNKLRLLCKRHREAKEHGLDNVRILPRHFELFDELIQAPRENKKSAIPRPIRGSQPFFPKPPGKRRVSPASDSEDSSSTCDLLRAAAESEDYEDAIQMEAEPTPIEALTAIMEGQKQLLAQIKTTNESFLRQQREQQHQFLEQVSDLMRRDREETLRRISEMLQPK, from the exons ATGGTGTCCAGGGAAATGGCCAGACGCCACTGCCCCAAGAGTCCAAAGCATCTGAGAGCGAAGTTCTATCAGATGCGGCGTCAGTATGCAAGGGCGCGGAATGGCGGCGAGCCGTTCGAGCATTTTGAGGCGGTCCACGAGCTGATGCAGGGAGAAGATGTATCTGATCTGGATGATGAGGGGCTAGAGAGTGACACCGATGCGGAGGCCGACGAGGACCAGTCCGGTATGATCTCGGAAACCGAAGGAGACG ATGCTTTGGATGCCTCTGGCTCTTCCATTAACATCGTTACCCGCTGCAAGTGGGCAGAGGGCGAAGTGGACCTCCTCCTAGAACTGATCCACACTCTTGGTCTGCGGGCCGCTTTGCTGCAAAAGCGCAATGCCAAGGTCTTCAAGCTGCTGGCCAAAGAGATGGCAAAACGCAACTGCCACAAGGGTGCAGAGAAGCTGCGCATCAAGTTCCAGCAGCTGCGGCGATTGTACAACAAGGTCAAGAACGGCACGGGGGAAACGTTCGAACACTTTGAGGCGATGCGACTGGTCCTGGATCCCACCGAAGAGGAGGCGGCCGCAGAGGTTGAAGCGGAAGCCCATCTTAGCAGCGCAAGCGATAGTGATTTTAACGACAGCGATGAGGACGACGGTGATGCATCACAGAGAAGCGGAG CGCACTTTTGGACAGACGAAGAGGTCGATTCGTTTCTACTCATTATTCGGGACAATGGTTTCTTCCGCGCCTTGGATGGTTCCCGGAAGCGCAACTTCCAGACTCTGGTGCACATTTCCAACATCTTGGCTAAGCAGGCCATCAAACGCACTCCCCACCAGCTGCGCAATAAGCTGAGACTACTCTGCAAGCGTCACCGAGAGGCCAAGGAGCACGGGCTAGATAATGTACGCATTCTGCCTCGCCACTTTGAGCTCTTCGATGAACTGATACAGGCACCGcgggaaaacaagaaaagtgcTATTCCGAGGCCCATTCGCGGCAGCCAACCGTTCTTTCCCAAGCCGCCAGGCAAAAGAAGGGTTTCCCCTGCGAGTGACAGCGAAGACTCCAGCTCCACCTGCGATCTCCTAAGAGCGGCTGCCGAAAGCGAGGACTATGAGGACGCCATACAGATGGAGGCTGAACCAACGCCCATTGAAGCACTTACTGCCATCATGGAAGGTCAAAAGCAGTTGCTTGCGCAGATCAAAACCACCAACGAGAGCTTCCTGCGGCAGCAAcgcgagcagcagcatcaattTCTGGAACAAGTATCCGACCTAATGCGTCGAGATCGAGAGGAGACCCTACGCAGGATCAGTGAAATGCTGCAACCGAAGTAG